The Pseudanabaena galeata CCNP1313 genome includes a region encoding these proteins:
- the rplI gene encoding 50S ribosomal protein L9 translates to MAKSNLQVMLTKNVTKLGKLGDLVAVKPGYAQNFLIPQGLAIRATSGVIKEVERRKEVERQRLIAIRQEAESRKTALSTIGGFIIKKKVGEGNAIFGTVTDREVAQLITAKSMLEIDHRDITIPEINQTGTFDVSIKLHAEVTATIKIQVIPE, encoded by the coding sequence ATGGCAAAGAGTAATTTGCAGGTCATGCTGACCAAAAATGTTACAAAATTAGGCAAACTTGGCGATTTAGTAGCTGTAAAGCCTGGTTATGCCCAAAATTTCCTCATACCTCAAGGTTTAGCTATTCGTGCTACCTCTGGTGTGATTAAAGAAGTTGAAAGACGTAAAGAAGTTGAGCGTCAACGTTTGATCGCTATTCGTCAAGAAGCAGAAAGCCGTAAGACCGCATTATCAACTATTGGTGGCTTTATTATTAAGAAAAAAGTCGGCGAAGGTAATGCAATTTTCGGGACTGTGACCGATCGCGAAGTTGCTCAGTTGATTACCGCAAAGTCGATGCTAGAAATCGATCACCGCGACATTACAATTCCTGAAATTAATCAAACAGGTACTTTTGATGTTTCGATCAAGCTTCATGCTGAAGTCACCGCAACTATCAAAATTCAAGTTATTCCTGAATAA